TTACCCCTCTGCCTACAGGTACCAGTTCCCCTCCATGGAGCAGCTGGCCGCCATGCTCCCGAGTGTGGTACAGCACTTTGGGTAAGCCCCTCCTAGCTCCCAGGCCATTAATCAGCTGAGAGCTGGGGGTGGTGGGTGAGATGTATTCTAGCTGAGTTTCATGGGGAATGCCATTGCAGCCCTAGAGTGACCAGTCTTGCTCTCCCACAGGTTTAAGTACGTGATTGGCATTGGAGTGGGAGCCGGAGCCTACGTGCTGGCCAAGTTTGCAGTGAGTCTCCCCACCCTCGGAACCCCAGGCCAGGCCCAGAGGGTGACCCCCGGGGCCACAGGCACTTTCCCtgatcttccttctcttcttctatcCTTTTTCTAAGAGaagccctttccttcctttttccctccaaGGAAATTAACTTAGAAAGAAatgggcatgggggaggggaggggctaggGCTGTGGTTGTGAGACAGTGTTGGCCTTGCCCTGGTGAGGCTCTGGGTCCCATCCCTTGCACTACACAAACAGTATTTAAAATCGATGGATTGGCAAGATGGTTCAACAAGTAAGCCACACTGAGCCGGGCGGGCGACCCGAGCTTGGTCCCTGGAGCCcacacagaggaggagaaggactcTATAGAGCTGCCCATGAGTTACGACACGCTTCCCACACTAATCATAAATGAATATTAGAATAAAACAGGAAAGGCGGTTCCTTCCCCGTGCATTGCTTCAGAGGACTGGAGCTACCGCCGGCTTCACTGTTGTCCAGAGCCAGATTCCTGTTAGTGACAATCTGTAACTGGTCACTCTGTCCACCAACAGAGGTTGTCCCCAGCGGATGCAGCGCCATATGGATACTAATGGCCTTTTAACCAAACATTACACTTACATTCCGGTTCTGAGGTTTGAAGAGACACCACATTTCAGAAATAACAGGCTAGGCGGGGAAGCCTTCATCTCCAAAACCAGAAACTGTTTCGGGGTCCAAACATTtattgtggagaaagaagaagtcCCACCTTTCGGTTCTGATCCAGCATAGTCATTTTGTTAGCTGTAGACTACTCCAGGTTCTGCAGACCGGCTGCAGGCCTTTATGTATGTGCGTGTCCCCGGTGTGTGCGCGTCTCCTGTTCTCCACACAGGCGGACAGTTGAACAGAACACTCAGGTCTCTGTCCCAGGCAGCACAGACTGGCTTTGAAAGACAGGTTTCTGAGCTTCCACAGCCGTGAAGAGCTAGGAAGGAAAGAGCAGTTTTAAGGTGGGGCTGgcaagctggctcagcaggtagaggggcttgccaccaagcctgccaacctgaatttgatcctctgaacccatgtggtggaaggagaggaccaattTCCACTAGAGTCTTGCttccttttacacacacacacacacacacacgaatgtaaGAAATTAACAAGCTTTAATGATATTCATTACTCAGTTTGAAACaccttcaaaaacaacataatcaTGGCCTCATGAATGAGCGTTTGCCTGGGACATGTGGTAGGGCTCTGGGTGCCAACCCCAGAACCACAGGCacatatgcaaatacacacatgtattagAAAGGTAAAAAGCGGGGTTGGGGGTTTAGTttagtggtagagcgcttgcctagcaagcacgaGACCCtaggttcggtcctcagctctgaaaaaaagaaaagaaaggtaaaaaGCTGCAGTAACCATGGATTCCACCTAAATCAGGGAAGTTTTAGGTGTGAGCAGAGAGGAGCATCCACGGGGCCCCTGGCATTAGATTTCCTATACAGACCAAGCTATGCTGTTAACCCCCTGGTGATACCTTGAAGATCTCACCACGCAAGCGTTAGAATGCCTAATTTCCCTTGCTCCTCACCCTGTAGCTCATCTTCCCTGACCTGGTGGAGGGGCTGGTGTTGATGAACATTGACCCCAACGGCAAAGGCTGGATTGACTGGGCTGCCACCAAGGTGAGCACCAGGCCCTCATGGCTGGACCCTGATGGTGGTGAGCTGAGCCAGGTCTCACTCgggctttccctccctcctgcagcTCTCTGGCTTGACCAGCACTTTACCAGACACTGTACTCTCCCATCTCTTCAGCCAGGTAAGCCGGGCGGATCAGACTGCATGTGGGGTGTCCTCGggagtgtgtgtttggggggggggacggaCTACAGGCTGGGGCTCAGCCAGTATGGGCAGGTCAGGCAGGGCTGGGTCATAGTGCCCCTCTGAGGTGGCCTGTGGGGTGCCTGAGGCACCTCCTCTGCCTTTGAGACCACTCCTGCTGGGAATGGGACCAGGTTCCTCCCACATACCCTCTCACAGCCCTTCTGCCTGTGTGTGCCCCCAGGAGGAGCTGGTGAACAACACGGAGCTGGTGCAGAGCTACCGGCAGCAGATCTCAAACGTGGTGAACCAGGCCAACCTGCAGCTCTTCTGGAACATGTACAACAGGTGCGGGTGTCCCCATCCCCCATGGGCGGGTGCAGGGCAGGCAGCGCCATTCCCTCAGCTTGTAGATGAGCTGGTTTTGAAGTCTGAGAGCTGAGGGGGCACAGGGCCATGGAGTCTGGTCTCTGGGGTTCTTGCTCATCTCCTTTGCTGGGTGGAGGGAATGCCAGCAACACCCTTGATCCCCACCGCAGGACAGGGTGCTCAGTCCTGTACAATGGAAGGTCAGATAAGGCTGCGGGGTCCCCACAGTGCTTTGTGGGAGCCCTTGGAAGCTCTTCTGCAAGGGTAGCCCGCCCTGCTGTATCGTTGCTTTTGTAAACTTGTAGTGAGGAAGTTCCTGCTGGAGAACTACAAGTAAGGGCGAGACCCTGGTGCGAGTATTTAGTAAGGGTGGTCATATGTGTGGTCCCAGAGCAGGGATGTACAGAAATGCCACATACCAGGCGCAGCCTGGGGGTTCTGAAGAGAATCAGGATAGGGAGGATCCAAACAGCCTTGTGTGAGCAGAGCAAGCTCAGGACCAGTGGGCAGTGTTGGGATACCCTCTTTACCTTTGCCCTcttcctccactcctcccagccgCAGAGACCTTGATATTAACCGACCTGGGACGGTGCCCAATGCCAAGACACTCCGGTGAGTGACTCTTGCCCTCCAGCCAGTCCCTGCCTTTGCCCCAAACCCAGGCCAGATGACCCTTATCCTCTGTCTCCTAGCTGCCCAGTGATGCTGGTAGTCGGAGATAATGCACCTGCTGAGGAAGGGGTGGTGAGTGTGACCGTCCTGGCCAGGGGAGGGAGGTTAGAGCCCGGGGCAGGCCCTGAATGATGCTTTTCCCAGAGCATTGGGGCCTGACCGCTCCCATCATACAGGTGAAGAGGTCTGCAGAGTGGATGGAGCTAAGGCTAGGGCCTGGCTGCCTAGTGGTCTCTCCCCTGCACTTCTAGTTTAGAGCCCAAGGTCCATTTCTTCCTAAAGTGGACCCATAAGTAACTCCTGGACATCAGTACTCGTCTTGGAGCCGCCCAGGCGCTCGCTTTGGGGCAGTGCATGTCACCACTCCCATTGGAGACCCGACAGCAGAAAACCTCAGGGTAGGGGCCTCTGAGCCCAGGGGTGCTCAGAAAAGGAAGGCTGTGAGAGCAGATGTAGGCTACACTAGCCATCTTGATCCAGGCTGGGCCCCTGGTGTTGCCTCCTGTCCCTTGGCATCCCTGGACCCCACTGTCTGGATCTTTTGGTCCATCCTGCTAGAGTGACCCTGGCTTTCTGGGTTAAACTCCTGTCCTACTTGCAGCTGTGACTACAGTTCCAGGGCCCTCAGACCAATGGGCCTCCAGGGACTCAGGAAGCCCTAGCAGGAaaaagcctgggggggggggagccctaGGGCCTGTACTTCCCTCCCTGCTCTGGGCACAGAACCTGCCTAAGCAGTGGAGTGGGGGTATTGCTGCAGCTGGCTCCTTGTTCCCAGGTTGAGTGTAACTCCAAACTGGACCCAACCACTACGACCTTCCTGAAGGTCAgacaccctccccccctccccctccccctccccctcctccccaccctataCTCGGCTGCAGGGAGGGGTCTGTTGGAGCGGGTGGCATTAGGAGCGGGTGGCATCAGGAGCAGGTGGCATCAGGAGCGGGTGGCATCAGGAGCAGGTGGCATCAGGAGCGGGTGTCTGTTGAGGTGTTGGGAAGGGGCTGCTCGGCTCACCCTGCTCTGGTCCTTTCAGATGGCAGATTCTGGTGGTCTTCCTCAGGTGACACAAGTAAGACTCTTGGGCCTGCTTTTGTGTCTattagtgggggtggggggtgggggggtcgggctccccaccctccccactaGTTCAGGGAGTCAGTCAAAGCCTCTTCTGTCCATCTGATTGCAGCCAGGGAAGCTGACTGAGGCCTTCAAGTACTTCCTGCAAGGCATGGGCTACAGTAAGTACACCTCCCCCACCCCGGGCAAGGGCTAGGAACACATTACCCATGTACTGAGGAGTCTGGGTGAGTGCATTCTTTGTCACCTGGACCCCAGCCTCTGCAAACACCCGTAAGGTGTGTGTCCCAGGCCCAGCCAGCTTCTCTGCCTGGGTGGAGCCTTAGGCACTATTCTGAGCCCAGTGTGGGGGGCCTGTTTGGGAACGGACTCCTCCTCCAGCCCTTGAGGGTCCAGTACCTAGGCTGGGGCCTGTTAGGGAAGCTTGTTTCAGATGAGTCACCCACACCCTATGGCACTTCAAAGGCCCTTTGTCACAGTAGAAGGTTAGCACTCAAGCCCATGGAGTCTGGGaccagagaagggaagggggaccATCTGAGTATTTGCACATCCGGAAGGGAGCCTGAGGCTCCTCCAGGAACAAGGACTAAACCAGCTTTCGGTCCCCATCCTTCCTGGAACATCCCCCAGGTAACAGTGATGAGACTCAGCCTAtgcaccccacccccctcccccacgatTCCAATGGCTCCTGTATGCCTCCTGGACCTCCGGTTTCCCTCTTTCCAACATACAACTCCCAGGATGCAAACTGCTCTCCCTCACTTTGGTGCCCTCCCACCCCCTACTAAATACTTTAGCCTCTGGGGCTTGCACCTCCTCAGGACAGCAACTAGGATATCCTTCCACCCTGCCAGCCTTTCAGGGAGAGGTAGAGCAAAGAGAGGTACACGTAGGCAGGGAGGACCAACCAGAACGCCATGCTAGGCCCCATGAGCTCTTGGAGCTTGGTAGACATCTGTGAAGCCAGGAAACGGTTGTGTCCTTGTCCTTGGGCTTCAAGGGAACTACGCCAGGCATCCCAGGAGTCAGAGGGGCTTTGGGAGGTTGTGCAGGCCTCCTCAGTCTGGAAGAGTGAGGGGTAAGGGCACTAGCCTAGGACGTGGCCTCCGTGGGCCTGAGCCacacagcctgggctgcagaagaGGGAGAGTGAGAATTCCCAGACAGCTTCCTTGCTGCTGTTTGGATGGGTTGCAGCAGCGGGCTTCCCCAGGCTAGCCCTCTCTGGTCTGTCTGTCCCATCTCGGCCCATCTCGGTGCCCTGGGCCTGGTCCACTCTTCACCGTGTTCTGTGTCTCCCCCACCCTTGCCCTCTCTGGCTGTCTTCTCTCTCAGTTGCACACTTGAAGGACCGAAGGCTGAGTGGAGGAGCAGGTAGTCCATGGCCTATGGCCTATAGCCCATGGCCTGTCTGCTGATGCATGGACACCCCGCCCCTCCCTGCCCCGCCCTAACCCGCCCCGCTCCTCTGCAGTGCTGCAGCTGCACTATGTCTTGCTGTGGTGTGGAACCTTCTTGTGTTATGCTCAGCTCAAAGCCCCGGAGGATCCCTGCTCTTCCACAGACCCTGGTCTGCTGAGGGCTCCGTCCCGTGTGGGACCTGACACACTGGCTGGTCTCAGAGCAGCCGTCTTGTTTCTAGGTTGCCGTGGGCTGTGGGGCTTCCAGAGCTTTGGGAGTTAGAAGCAGAGCCTGCAAACACAACAGTGCTAGGTTTGCCTTGCAGACATTGTCTGCCCCCTGCCCAGCCTCTAGGTGGACTGGCCTTACCTACAGTAGTAGAAGCAAGATTCAGGCAGTCTGTGGCTGATTGCCTTCACAGAAGCAATCCTGCCCCCCCTCCACCCACGCTACCCCACCCCTGTCACTTTTTGGATGCAGGTCTAGTTGGCCACAGAGCGTCTCTCTATCCCAGGTCAGGGTGCCTATAAGCACCTGCCCTGCTCTGACCATACATAGCTCTGGGTAGCTGCTGGGACCTAGGCACCTGCTGGCTGTAGCCCATTAGCCTGGCCTGCTCACCGTTGCTGACTGGTCCTGCATGCCTTGGCCTGGTATAGCCAGTGCCAGAATCCTCTGCGTGTGGCAAGACTGGGTGTCACTGGCCGCTTtgcttgtgttgttttttttttcccaccggCCGGTACCCACCTTGCCTGTCCTCAGGACCCTCTGTTCTTGTCCATAGTGCCCTCAGCCAGCATGACCCGCCTCGCACGCTCACGTACCGCGTCCCTCACCAGCGCCAGTTCCGTGGACGGCAGCCGCCCTCAGCCCTGCGCCCACTCAGACAGCAGTGAGGGGATGGGCCAGGTCAACCACACCATGGAGGTGTCCTGCTGAAGCCCTCGTCCTGCCCATGATGCCCGCTTACCTGCCCCCAGGTCCCACTGCCATCTCTGCACCGGCTCATCTtccctttagttttatttttgtgagaGTGAAGGGGAGGAAATGGGGTTActtctcttttatttaaaaagaaatgagggGATCCACCTTGGGACAGCACAGCACAACAGTCTTAGATGGTGTGAGGGGCTCGCCTTACACACTCCTGTCTCACTCAGTGtggcccctcccctctgcccagcTGGGGCGTGGCCAGGATAGTTAGATACAGTACTGAAgaaagcccagcccagcccctggaTCTGGCAGATGTGAGGTTTGAAGATGGTGGGTAGTGAGCTAAAGCTCTGATGTGAGTGGGAGTCAGACCAGTGGGCAGCCTTGGACCTTAAGAGTGTCCCTTTCCTGTAACCCTTGCATCAAGCACACCTATTCTAATAGTAGAAGTGACAGTCATGAGGATGGTAGCCACAAGAGGGCGCTCTAGACAGACAGCCATTTTCCTGGTGCTCTCTGGGCAGGACAGGTGGTGTAAGGCCAGCCAGGCTGAAGAATATGGAGAACCCTGACATGGGGGCAGGAACCCCCATACCCTGCCACCACAGGGCCTTGTCCCACCCTGAGGCAAAGGTCACCTGGTCTCTTGTCCCTGTTGGCAGAGGTTAAAATGTTGATtgctgtgtatgctgtgtgtagcCCCTGAGAACTTCATGATTACCCATCCCTTTGGAAGCTGGCAGGTACTGTAGGTCCCTCTTGTCCCAGATTTCACCAAGTATTTGTCACAGTGCCCTGGTCAACTTGGGCCAGTGTGTCACAGACAATACTTGAGAAGTGAGCTTGTTAGAAAGACACAGATGGGAAGATACAATGACCTCTGCTTGCTGGAGGGGCTGGAGA
The Mus musculus strain C57BL/6J chromosome 8, GRCm38.p6 C57BL/6J genome window above contains:
- the Ndrg4 gene encoding protein NDRG4 isoform I (isoform I is encoded by transcript variant 12), with product MPECWDGEHDIETPYGLLHVVIRGSPKGNRPAILTYHDVGLNHKLCFNTFFNFEDMQEITKHFVVCHVDAPGQQVGASQFPQGYQFPSMEQLAAMLPSVVQHFGFKYVIGIGVGAGAYVLAKFALIFPDLVEGLVLMNIDPNGKGWIDWAATKLSGLTSTLPDTVLSHLFSQELVNNTELVQSYRQQISNVVNQANLQLFWNMYNSRRDLDINRPGTVPNAKTLRCPVMLVVGDNAPAEEGVVECNSKLDPTTTTFLKMADSGGLPQVTQPGKLTEAFKYFLQGMGYMPSASMTRLARSRTASLTSASSVDGSRPQPCAHSDSSEGMGQVNHTMEVSC
- the Ndrg4 gene encoding protein NDRG4 isoform C precursor (isoform C precursor is encoded by transcript variant 4) translates to MKVLGHRLQLLTGLLLHDVTMAGLQELRFPEEKPLLRGQDATEMDNPDAFLSIVDTDWKEHDIETPYGLLHVVIRGSPKGNRPAILTYHDVGLNHKLCFNTFFNFEDMQEITKHFVVCHVDAPGQQVGASQFPQGYQFPSMEQLAAMLPSVVQHFGFKYVIGIGVGAGAYVLAKFALIFPDLVEGLVLMNIDPNGKGWIDWAATKLSGLTSTLPDTVLSHLFSQEELVNNTELVQSYRQQISNVVNQANLQLFWNMYNSRRDLDINRPGTVPNAKTLRCPVMLVVGDNAPAEEGVVECNSKLDPTTTTFLKMADSGGLPQVTQPGKLTEAFKYFLQGMGYIAHLKDRRLSGGAVPSASMTRLARSRTASLTSASSVDGSRPQPCAHSDSSEGMGQVNHTMEVSC
- the Ndrg4 gene encoding protein NDRG4 isoform B (isoform B is encoded by transcript variant 2), whose product is MPECWDGEHDIETPYGLLHVVIRGSPKGNRPAILTYHDVGLNHKLCFNTFFNFEDMQEITKHFVVCHVDAPGQQVGASQFPQGYQFPSMEQLAAMLPSVVQHFGFKYVIGIGVGAGAYVLAKFALIFPDLVEGLVLMNIDPNGKGWIDWAATKLSGLTSTLPDTVLSHLFSQEELVNNTELVQSYRQQISNVVNQANLQLFWNMYNSRRDLDINRPGTVPNAKTLRCPVMLVVGDNAPAEEGVVECNSKLDPTTTTFLKMADSGGLPQVTQPGKLTEAFKYFLQGMGYMPSASMTRLARSRTASLTSASSVDGSRPQPCAHSDSSEGMGQVNHTMEVSC
- the Ndrg4 gene encoding protein NDRG4 isoform H (isoform H is encoded by transcript variant 11) encodes the protein MPECWDGEHDIETPYGLLHVVIRGSPKGNRPAILTYHDVGLNHKLCFNTFFNFEDMQEITKHFVVCHVDAPGQQVGASQFPQGYQFPSMEQLAAMLPSVVQHFGFKYVIGIGVGAGAYVLAKFALIFPDLVEGLVLMNIDPNGKGWIDWAATKLSGLTSTLPDTVLSHLFSQELVNNTELVQSYRQQISNVVNQANLQLFWNMYNSRRDLDINRPGTVPNAKTLRCPVMLVVGDNAPAEEGVVECNSKLDPTTTTFLKMADSGGLPQVTQPGKLTEAFKYFLQGMGYIAHLKDRRLSGGAVPSASMTRLARSRTASLTSASSVDGSRPQPCAHSDSSEGMGQVNHTMEVSC
- the Ndrg4 gene encoding protein NDRG4 isoform F (isoform F is encoded by transcript variant 9) — encoded protein: MAGLQELRFPEEKPLLRGQDATEMDNPDAFLSIVDTDWKEHDIETPYGLLHVVIRGSPKGNRPAILTYHDVGLNHKLCFNTFFNFEDMQEITKHFVVCHVDAPGQQVGASQFPQGYQFPSMEQLAAMLPSVVQHFGFKYVIGIGVGAGAYVLAKFALIFPDLVEGLVLMNIDPNGKGWIDWAATKLSGLTSTLPDTVLSHLFSQEELVNNTELVQSYRQQISNVVNQANLQLFWNMYNSRRDLDINRPGTVPNAKTLRCPVMLVVGDNAPAEEGVVECNSKLDPTTTTFLKMADSGGLPQVTQPGKLTEAFKYFLQGMGYMPSASMTRLARSRTASLTSASSVDGSRPQPCAHSDSSEGMGQVNHTMEVSC
- the Ndrg4 gene encoding protein NDRG4 isoform L (isoform L is encoded by transcript variant 15), translated to MPECWDGEHDIETPYGLLHVVIRGSPKGNRPAILTYHDVGLNHKLCFNTFFNFEDMQEITKHFVVCHVDAPGQQVGASQFPQGYQFPSMEQLAAMLPSVVQHFGFKYVIGIGVGAGAYVLAKFALSGLTSTLPDTVLSHLFSQEELVNNTELVQSYRQQISNVVNQANLQLFWNMYNSRRDLDINRPGTVPNAKTLRCPVMLVVGDNAPAEEGVVECNSKLDPTTTTFLKMADSGGLPQVTQPGKLTEAFKYFLQGMGYMPSASMTRLARSRTASLTSASSVDGSRPQPCAHSDSSEGMGQVNHTMEVSC
- the Ndrg4 gene encoding protein NDRG4 isoform K (isoform K is encoded by transcript variant 14); amino-acid sequence: MPECWDGEHDIETPYGLLHVVIRGSPKGNRPAILTYHDVGLNHKLCFNTFFNFEDMQEITKHFVVCHVDAPGQQVGASQFPQGFKYVIGIGVGAGAYVLAKFALIFPDLVEGLVLMNIDPNGKGWIDWAATKLSGLTSTLPDTVLSHLFSQEELVNNTELVQSYRQQISNVVNQANLQLFWNMYNSRRDLDINRPGTVPNAKTLRCPVMLVVGDNAPAEEGVVECNSKLDPTTTTFLKMADSGGLPQVTQPGKLTEAFKYFLQGMGYMPSASMTRLARSRTASLTSASSVDGSRPQPCAHSDSSEGMGQVNHTMEVSC
- the Ndrg4 gene encoding protein NDRG4 isoform J (isoform J is encoded by transcript variant 13), with the protein product MPECWDGEHDIETPYGLLHVVIRGSPKGNRPAILTYHDVGLNHKLCFNTFFNFEDMQEITKHFVVCHVDAPGQQVGASQFPQGYQFPSMEQLAAMLPSVVQHFGFKYVIGIGVGAGAYVLAKFALIFPDLVEGLVLMNIDPNGKGWIDWAATKLSGLTSTLPDTVLSHLFSQEELVNNTELVQSYRQQISNVVNQANLQLFWNMYNSRRDLDINRPGTVPNAKTLRCPVMLVVGDNAPAEEGVMADSGGLPQVTQPGKLTEAFKYFLQGMGYMPSASMTRLARSRTASLTSASSVDGSRPQPCAHSDSSEGMGQVNHTMEVSC
- the Ndrg4 gene encoding protein NDRG4 isoform A (isoform A is encoded by transcript variant 1), encoding MPECWDGEHDIETPYGLLHVVIRGSPKGNRPAILTYHDVGLNHKLCFNTFFNFEDMQEITKHFVVCHVDAPGQQVGASQFPQGYQFPSMEQLAAMLPSVVQHFGFKYVIGIGVGAGAYVLAKFALIFPDLVEGLVLMNIDPNGKGWIDWAATKLSGLTSTLPDTVLSHLFSQEELVNNTELVQSYRQQISNVVNQANLQLFWNMYNSRRDLDINRPGTVPNAKTLRCPVMLVVGDNAPAEEGVVECNSKLDPTTTTFLKMADSGGLPQVTQPGKLTEAFKYFLQGMGYIAHLKDRRLSGGAVPSASMTRLARSRTASLTSASSVDGSRPQPCAHSDSSEGMGQVNHTMEVSC
- the Ndrg4 gene encoding protein NDRG4 isoform G (isoform G is encoded by transcript variant 10), with amino-acid sequence MAGLQELRFPEEKPLLRGQDATEMDNPDAFLSIVDTDWKEHDIETPYGLLHVVIRGSPKGNRPAILTYHDVGLNHKLCFNTFFNFEDMQEITKHFVVCHVDAPGQQVGASQFPQGYQFPSMEQLAAMLPSVVQHFGFKYVIGIGVGAGAYVLAKFALIFPDLVEGLVLMNIDPNGKGWIDWAATKLSGLTSTLPDTVLSHLFSQEELVNNTELVQSYRQQISNVVNQANLQLFWNMYNSRRDLDINRPGTVPNAKTLRCPVMLVVGDNAPAEEGVMADSGGLPQVTQPGKLTEAFKYFLQGMGYMPSASMTRLARSRTASLTSASSVDGSRPQPCAHSDSSEGMGQVNHTMEVSC
- the Ndrg4 gene encoding protein NDRG4 isoform E (isoform E is encoded by transcript variant 8), which translates into the protein MAGLQELRFPEEKPLLRGQDATEMDNPDAFLSIVDTDWKEHDIETPYGLLHVVIRGSPKGNRPAILTYHDVGLNHKLCFNTFFNFEDMQEITKHFVVCHVDAPGQQVGASQFPQGYQFPSMEQLAAMLPSVVQHFGFKYVIGIGVGAGAYVLAKFALIFPDLVEGLVLMNIDPNGKGWIDWAATKLSGLTSTLPDTVLSHLFSQEELVNNTELVQSYRQQISNVVNQANLQLFWNMYNSRRDLDINRPGTVPNAKTLRCPVMLVVGDNAPAEEGVVECNSKLDPTTTTFLKMADSGGLPQVTQPGKLTEAFKYFLQGMGYIAHLKDRRLSGGAVPSASMTRLARSRTASLTSASSVDGSRPQPCAHSDSSEGMGQVNHTMEVSC
- the Ndrg4 gene encoding protein NDRG4 isoform D precursor (isoform D precursor is encoded by transcript variant 6), which translates into the protein MKVLGHRLQLLTGLLLHDVTMAGLQELRFPEEKPLLRGQDATEMDNPDAFLSIVDTDWKEHDIETPYGLLHVVIRGSPKGNRPAILTYHDVGLNHKLCFNTFFNFEDMQEITKHFVVCHVDAPGQQVGASQFPQGYQFPSMEQLAAMLPSVVQHFGFKYVIGIGVGAGAYVLAKFALIFPDLVEGLVLMNIDPNGKGWIDWAATKLSGLTSTLPDTVLSHLFSQEELVNNTELVQSYRQQISNVVNQANLQLFWNMYNSRRDLDINRPGTVPNAKTLRCPVMLVVGDNAPAEEGVVECNSKLDPTTTTFLKMADSGGLPQVTQPGKLTEAFKYFLQGMGYMPSASMTRLARSRTASLTSASSVDGSRPQPCAHSDSSEGMGQVNHTMEVSC